Proteins from a single region of Halorubrum sp. 2020YC2:
- a CDS encoding CHY zinc finger protein, producing the protein MPTEPPDRETTTAPDTDPRFSVPLRGVAVDPETRCAHWDDPVDVVALRFGCCETYYPCDACHDAAADHEAVPWPRDRFDEPAVLCGACGTTLTARAYLDSDDTCPACGAAFNPGCRKHRDRYFEVAGSDGGHDRDDL; encoded by the coding sequence ATGCCGACCGAACCCCCCGACCGCGAGACGACCACCGCGCCCGATACCGACCCGCGCTTTTCGGTCCCGCTTCGCGGAGTCGCCGTCGACCCCGAGACGCGCTGCGCCCACTGGGACGACCCCGTCGACGTGGTGGCGCTCCGGTTCGGCTGCTGTGAGACGTACTACCCCTGCGACGCCTGCCACGACGCGGCCGCCGACCACGAGGCGGTCCCGTGGCCCCGCGACCGCTTCGACGAGCCGGCGGTGCTGTGCGGCGCCTGCGGGACCACCCTCACCGCCCGGGCGTACCTGGACAGCGATGACACCTGCCCCGCGTGCGGCGCCGCGTTCAACCCCGGCTGTCGGAAGCACCGCGACCGGTACTTCGAGGTGGCGGGGTCGGACGGCGGGCACGACAGAGACGATTTATAA
- the pyrF gene encoding orotidine-5'-phosphate decarboxylase codes for MGFFETLADRIDAVDSVVSVGLDPDPSRLPDTVTDADLPRWAFNRRIIDATHEHAACYKPNAAFYEDPDGWRALRETAAYAEGKGVPVLLDAKRGDIGNTARRYAEALDWVDAITVNPYLGRDSLQPFLDRADKGVFALCRTSNPGGADLQDLELASGEPLYQRVAALADVWNANDNVGLVVGATTPEELETVRDIVPEIPFLVPGVGAQGGDTEAAVEHGLASRPDLPVDVGLVNSSRGIIFAGEESSRPDDEATYFGAAGDAAKRLTKRLNRHR; via the coding sequence ATGGGCTTCTTCGAGACGCTCGCGGACCGGATCGACGCCGTCGACAGCGTCGTCTCGGTCGGCCTCGACCCCGACCCGAGCCGGCTCCCCGACACCGTAACCGACGCCGACCTCCCGCGGTGGGCGTTCAACCGACGGATCATCGACGCGACCCACGAGCACGCCGCCTGCTACAAGCCGAACGCCGCCTTCTACGAGGACCCCGACGGCTGGCGCGCGCTCCGCGAGACCGCCGCGTACGCCGAGGGGAAGGGCGTCCCCGTCCTGCTCGACGCGAAGCGCGGCGACATCGGGAACACGGCGCGCCGCTACGCCGAGGCGCTCGACTGGGTCGACGCGATCACGGTGAACCCGTACCTCGGGCGCGACTCGCTCCAGCCGTTCCTCGACCGCGCGGACAAGGGCGTGTTCGCGCTCTGTCGCACCTCGAACCCGGGCGGCGCCGACCTCCAGGACCTCGAACTCGCCTCCGGTGAACCCCTCTACCAGCGCGTCGCCGCGCTCGCGGACGTCTGGAACGCCAACGACAACGTCGGCCTCGTCGTGGGCGCGACGACGCCCGAGGAACTGGAGACGGTCCGCGATATCGTCCCCGAGATCCCCTTCCTCGTGCCCGGCGTCGGCGCGCAGGGGGGCGACACCGAGGCCGCCGTCGAACACGGGCTCGCGTCGCGGCCGGACCTCCCGGTCGACGTCGGCCTCGTGAACTCCTCGCGCGGGATCATCTTCGCCGGCGAGGAGTCGAGCCGGCCCGACGACGAGGCGACGTACTTCGGCGCCGCGGGCGACGCGGCGAAGCGGCTCACAAAGCGGCTGAACCGGCACCGCTAG
- the trmY gene encoding tRNA (pseudouridine(54)-N(1))-methyltransferase TrmY, producing MRQFVVVGRDVPTDPDAVSLSDIPGAGRLDLLCRCVSAGVFLSHGIRESVRVHLVIADEFTVTFDSDSLRHLHPDERNVAARVRDALAAKDEAIGHMPADVSPGVELRRMGLDATLDRLAGEDGRGPDGTLVQLHEDGDPLVDAESPTDPVFVLSDHHDFAPEEADSIADRAERRLRVGPELLHADHAVTVVHNWLDTDGYADY from the coding sequence ATGCGCCAGTTCGTCGTCGTCGGCCGCGACGTGCCCACCGATCCCGACGCCGTCTCGCTGTCGGACATTCCGGGGGCCGGGCGGCTCGACCTGCTCTGCCGGTGCGTGAGCGCCGGCGTCTTCCTCTCGCACGGGATCCGCGAGTCGGTCCGGGTCCACCTCGTGATCGCGGACGAGTTCACGGTCACCTTCGATTCTGACAGTCTCCGCCACCTCCACCCCGACGAGCGCAACGTCGCCGCGCGGGTCCGCGACGCGCTCGCCGCGAAGGACGAGGCCATCGGCCACATGCCTGCGGACGTCTCGCCGGGCGTCGAACTCCGCCGGATGGGACTCGACGCGACGCTCGACCGCCTCGCGGGCGAAGACGGTCGCGGCCCCGACGGGACGCTCGTCCAGCTCCACGAGGATGGCGACCCGCTCGTTGACGCCGAGTCGCCGACCGACCCCGTGTTCGTGCTCTCGGACCACCACGACTTCGCGCCGGAGGAGGCGGACTCGATAGCGGACCGCGCCGAGCGACGCCTGCGCGTCGGCCCGGAACTCCTCCACGCGGACCACGCCGTCACGGTGGTCCACAACTGGCTCGACACCGACGGGTACGCCGACTACTGA
- a CDS encoding MFS transporter, with product MAGSRSDDLGGALSRDILKYYVYKATKAVEFYRPIMYLFFLAQGLSFTQISVLEALYNLTTLFGEIPTGYIGDRVGRRNSLLIGTALISVTLLGIGLSNSFLPLAGFYVCWSLGYNFRSGSEDAWLYDTLTDDLSEDEFARVRGRGESAALAVGAVAAILGGYLGGVDLSYPWFVAAGVTSLGVPVLLTLDEAETYKQTDAGDLSLRRTVGIVRDVLSRRRLRSFLLYYYVLYAAVTYLVFVFLQPIFETVVLDFGLRQSQVESLLGWFYAAYSLVGAVLTYYTGAIRERIGLRTWFLLLPFAVGGALIGMYFVPVLALPTFLLIRGVSDVTRSFAGQYINDRVESLGRATVLSAMAMVSGLAVVPFQLGSGVVSDAVSPLFALGVGGAVLVVGAAAILLWEVPVGDGSGADRA from the coding sequence ATGGCCGGTAGCAGGAGTGACGATCTCGGAGGTGCTCTCTCCCGAGACATCCTGAAGTACTACGTATATAAGGCGACGAAAGCGGTCGAGTTCTATCGGCCGATCATGTACCTCTTCTTTTTGGCTCAGGGGCTCTCTTTCACGCAGATTTCAGTTCTGGAGGCGCTGTACAACTTGACGACGCTGTTCGGTGAGATACCCACCGGGTACATCGGCGACCGCGTCGGGCGACGCAACAGCCTCCTCATCGGAACCGCGCTCATCTCCGTGACGCTCCTCGGGATCGGTCTGTCGAACTCGTTCCTCCCGCTGGCGGGGTTCTACGTCTGCTGGTCGCTGGGATACAACTTCCGCTCCGGCAGCGAGGACGCGTGGCTCTACGACACGCTCACCGACGACCTCTCCGAGGACGAGTTCGCTCGCGTTCGGGGGCGCGGGGAGTCGGCGGCGCTGGCCGTCGGCGCCGTCGCGGCGATCCTCGGCGGGTATCTCGGCGGTGTCGACCTCTCGTACCCGTGGTTCGTCGCGGCGGGCGTGACGAGCCTCGGGGTCCCGGTACTGCTCACGCTCGACGAGGCCGAGACGTACAAGCAGACCGATGCGGGGGACCTGAGCCTCCGCCGGACGGTCGGCATCGTGAGAGACGTCCTCTCTCGGCGTCGGTTGCGGTCGTTCCTGCTGTACTACTACGTCCTGTACGCCGCGGTCACGTACCTCGTGTTCGTATTCCTCCAGCCGATCTTCGAGACCGTCGTCCTCGACTTCGGCCTCCGGCAGTCGCAGGTCGAATCGCTTCTGGGGTGGTTCTACGCGGCGTACAGCCTCGTCGGCGCGGTGCTCACCTACTACACGGGCGCTATCAGGGAACGGATCGGACTGCGGACGTGGTTCCTCCTCCTCCCGTTCGCCGTCGGCGGCGCGCTGATCGGGATGTACTTCGTCCCGGTGCTCGCCCTCCCGACGTTCCTCCTGATCCGCGGGGTGTCGGACGTCACCCGGTCGTTCGCCGGACAGTACATCAACGACCGGGTCGAGTCGCTCGGCCGTGCCACCGTCTTGAGCGCGATGGCGATGGTCAGCGGTCTCGCGGTCGTCCCGTTCCAACTCGGGAGCGGCGTCGTGTCCGACGCCGTCTCCCCGCTGTTTGCGCTGGGCGTTGGCGGCGCCGTCCTCGTCGTCGGGGCGGCGGCCATCCTCCTCTGGGAGGTCCCCGTCGGGGACGGCTCGGGCGCCGATCGGGCGTGA